One Desulfobulbus oligotrophicus DNA segment encodes these proteins:
- the csm2 gene encoding type III-A CRISPR-associated protein Csm2: MNQQNVRQWVNHGPDLGLLKMTEQLGSELAKGSGGKLTTSQIRQVFTKLKAIEAKGFDLSEQRLAFMMLKPFLAYASGRDSRNEALKTFKNTMTWGIDAVLEGDSETETQRFNHFCKLFEAVLAYHRAHGGK; encoded by the coding sequence ATGAACCAACAAAACGTAAGGCAATGGGTGAACCATGGGCCTGACCTCGGACTACTGAAGATGACCGAACAACTCGGTAGCGAATTAGCTAAAGGATCAGGTGGTAAACTGACCACATCGCAGATACGGCAAGTCTTTACAAAACTAAAAGCTATAGAGGCAAAGGGATTTGACCTGTCTGAGCAGCGGCTGGCATTTATGATGCTCAAGCCTTTTCTTGCCTATGCCTCGGGCCGAGACAGTAGAAACGAAGCCCTAAAAACCTTCAAAAACACAATGACATGGGGCATTGATGCCGTCCTTGAAGGGGACAGCGAAACTGAAACACAACGGTTTAACCACTTCTGTAAACTGTTCGAGGCCGTACTGGCATACCACAGAGCCCATGGCGGAAAATAA
- the csm3 gene encoding type III-A CRISPR-associated RAMP protein Csm3 yields the protein MSETRLQLTKKIFIKGQIELLTGMHIGGSSLGLSIGGADKVVVRNPLTNLPYIPGSSLKGKMRSLLEKSHGLIVPKQNDNKEWVGKLCENPDEDIVQLFGFAADVAKSRATYAPTRLTVRDCILVNIDELAESDHTDMYCTEVKTEVSIDRLTSAANPRNFERVPAGARFKLDLVLDIYNVDEDTDDTDATNGDPRARRFVKLLREGLQLIEDDYLGGQGSRGYGQVRFVIDSVSKRTAEDYRNDNMEKTPSQYKGLFSPFTREGSQ from the coding sequence ATGAGCGAAACACGATTACAGTTAACAAAAAAAATATTCATCAAAGGCCAGATTGAACTTCTCACCGGTATGCACATTGGCGGTTCCTCACTGGGGCTGTCGATCGGCGGTGCTGATAAAGTTGTGGTGCGAAACCCCTTAACAAACCTTCCCTATATTCCTGGTTCCTCACTCAAGGGGAAGATGCGCTCTTTACTGGAAAAAAGTCACGGCCTGATTGTTCCCAAACAAAATGATAATAAGGAGTGGGTGGGTAAACTCTGCGAAAATCCGGACGAAGATATCGTCCAGCTTTTCGGCTTTGCTGCAGACGTTGCAAAAAGTCGTGCAACTTACGCCCCCACCCGCTTAACCGTCCGCGACTGTATCCTCGTCAACATCGATGAGCTCGCCGAATCGGACCACACCGACATGTACTGCACAGAGGTCAAAACCGAAGTTTCCATCGACAGGCTGACCTCAGCGGCTAATCCGCGTAACTTTGAAAGGGTACCGGCAGGTGCCAGATTCAAGCTCGACCTGGTGCTCGATATCTATAATGTCGATGAAGATACCGACGATACCGATGCAACAAATGGTGATCCCCGCGCCAGACGTTTTGTCAAGCTGCTTCGAGAGGGGTTGCAACTTATTGAAGACGACTATCTCGGTGGTCAGGGAAGCCGCGGTTACGGGCAGGTTCGTTTTGTCATTGACTCCGTCAGTAAGCGCACCGCTGAAGACTACCGTAACGACAACATGGAAAAAACACCATCACAATACAAAGGCCTCTTCTCACCATTTACTCGCGAGGGTAGCCAATGA
- the csm4 gene encoding type III-A CRISPR-associated RAMP protein Csm4: MNQVYHLNFTTPVHFGLEGIGQEQIDHIVHSDTLWGAIIDKWLLLHADDPEEVCTSTSFNVSSTFPLINGTRFYPVPLGALNKVMDDVALLDAGISPLELKDIKKIRYIEENLFKRILAGEEPILADLTSGSVYPFPFSTKKEQNPTRCFALEIQRPRVMVDQLNGGVQAGAFFYSTDQYFNQNSGLFFVASFTSRAVRDKFEAALRLLGDDGLGADRSVGRGTFTFTVSNWPLTTADNADAHVLLSLYFPTAEEVKDGVLSSPISAYKLTRRSGHTGGHRVSRFRRADCWMLTEGSVLPFAPAGHVPCVLPQSGIIPHNVYRYGRAFCVPFVRRRKQ, from the coding sequence ATGAACCAAGTCTATCACCTGAACTTCACCACACCGGTGCACTTCGGGCTTGAAGGGATAGGCCAGGAACAGATTGATCATATTGTCCATTCCGACACCCTGTGGGGAGCAATCATTGATAAGTGGCTGCTCCTCCATGCGGATGATCCTGAAGAAGTATGCACATCCACCTCGTTTAACGTAAGTTCAACCTTTCCGCTCATCAACGGTACCCGTTTTTATCCGGTACCTCTGGGCGCTCTGAACAAGGTAATGGACGATGTTGCCCTCCTGGATGCTGGCATCAGCCCCCTTGAGCTCAAGGATATTAAAAAAATCCGCTACATCGAAGAAAACCTTTTTAAACGGATCCTGGCCGGAGAAGAACCGATACTAGCAGACCTGACCTCCGGCTCGGTCTATCCCTTTCCTTTTTCAACAAAAAAAGAGCAAAATCCAACCAGATGCTTTGCGCTTGAGATACAGCGTCCCCGGGTTATGGTAGATCAGCTAAACGGCGGTGTGCAGGCTGGAGCCTTTTTTTACAGCACAGACCAGTACTTCAACCAAAACTCAGGGCTGTTCTTTGTAGCCTCCTTTACCTCCCGGGCAGTTCGCGACAAATTTGAAGCTGCCCTGCGATTGCTGGGCGATGACGGCTTAGGGGCAGATCGCAGTGTTGGCCGGGGAACCTTTACCTTCACCGTATCGAACTGGCCCCTTACAACAGCGGACAATGCTGATGCGCATGTACTGCTCTCACTCTACTTCCCCACCGCCGAAGAGGTGAAAGACGGTGTGCTGTCCAGCCCGATAAGTGCCTACAAGCTTACCCGCCGCAGCGGCCACACCGGTGGTCATCGCGTCAGTCGATTTCGCCGTGCTGACTGCTGGATGCTGACCGAGGGTTCTGTACTTCCTTTTGCACCAGCAGGTCATGTCCCTTGCGTGTTGCCACAATCGGGAATAATCCCGCACAATGTCTACCGGTATGGACGGGCCTTTTGTGTGCCCTTTGTGCGCAGGAGGAAACAATGA
- the csm5 gene encoding type III-A CRISPR-associated RAMP protein Csm5 — MKQDRSIRETYQLNVQLLTPVHIGCGKNYVQDIDYIKSGQKVSVFDQNKLFAEVAALGETAVNEFTAAVEEQQVHSFLREKKINLNSITLYSFSWSTENRLARMPRDIRRYIRDGLGRPLIPGSSLKGLFRSAILSRLNEENKNREVKKLVEKIKVSSQSKKRSDLNPKYAADPVLHALLGKDAKYNLMRSLTVSDCVLPSNAVQVDEAYVTSLETGATRFKRKKWSMLIEQVRPGECAIGQISFDRFLQEQAQGKAVFNFQTTLNRDWLVQALRQRTSRFLDAERKFLHDKNGDGVKQLQQFYNQLQRQIEQLKDNEAIAQFAWGSGWQGMTGALLAPDDLTRDVRTALQLAKHRLNFPFPKSRRLSGGDEAAKPIGWVKLSFISSENNDPPQEEDPTATVRKSLEKMNIIQNWDQLKRAASDLNKENNEKEDAVAKAFKEAALRVKANYPDKWTPERDSQVKAWLAPAGLTWTDSTTADPVEEEPSGSPNRITEAAFKDYGDWLNRHQDFQINELNQAEATALLTLFKDWNLDNNKSWRKTPAKKEWWQEVRKRIQQLKKTG, encoded by the coding sequence ATGAAACAGGACCGATCAATACGTGAAACCTATCAACTCAACGTGCAGCTATTAACACCCGTGCATATTGGTTGCGGGAAGAACTACGTTCAAGATATCGATTACATTAAAAGCGGTCAGAAAGTATCTGTTTTCGATCAGAATAAACTGTTCGCAGAGGTTGCCGCCCTTGGGGAAACCGCTGTAAATGAGTTCACAGCTGCTGTAGAGGAGCAGCAAGTACACTCCTTTCTTAGAGAGAAAAAAATCAACCTGAACTCAATCACACTCTACTCCTTTTCCTGGTCAACAGAAAACAGGCTGGCCAGGATGCCAAGGGACATCAGGCGGTATATACGTGATGGTCTGGGTCGCCCGCTTATCCCCGGCTCTTCACTCAAGGGGCTGTTTCGTTCCGCTATTCTCTCTCGTCTGAATGAGGAAAATAAAAATCGAGAGGTAAAAAAACTGGTTGAGAAGATTAAAGTATCGTCTCAGAGCAAAAAACGATCAGACCTCAACCCCAAATATGCAGCTGATCCTGTACTACATGCCCTTCTTGGCAAAGATGCAAAATACAACCTCATGCGTTCACTCACTGTTTCCGACTGTGTGTTACCATCAAACGCCGTGCAGGTGGATGAGGCTTACGTAACGAGCTTAGAAACAGGTGCAACACGTTTTAAACGAAAAAAATGGAGCATGCTTATCGAACAGGTACGCCCGGGTGAATGTGCCATCGGTCAAATTTCTTTTGACCGGTTTTTGCAGGAACAGGCACAGGGTAAAGCAGTGTTCAACTTTCAAACTACCCTTAACCGTGACTGGCTGGTACAGGCTCTTCGGCAAAGAACCAGCAGATTTCTCGATGCTGAGCGTAAGTTTCTCCACGACAAGAATGGCGATGGTGTTAAGCAGTTGCAACAGTTTTACAACCAACTACAACGACAGATTGAACAACTAAAAGACAATGAAGCTATTGCTCAGTTTGCCTGGGGCAGCGGCTGGCAGGGAATGACCGGTGCATTACTGGCACCGGATGACCTGACCAGAGATGTGCGCACCGCGCTGCAATTGGCAAAACACCGTCTGAACTTTCCGTTTCCCAAAAGCCGAAGACTGAGCGGTGGTGATGAAGCAGCAAAGCCGATCGGGTGGGTCAAGCTCTCATTTATAAGCTCGGAGAACAATGATCCTCCGCAAGAAGAAGATCCAACCGCCACCGTTCGGAAATCTCTTGAAAAAATGAACATCATTCAAAACTGGGATCAGTTGAAAAGAGCTGCATCTGACTTGAATAAAGAAAACAACGAAAAGGAAGATGCCGTTGCCAAAGCTTTTAAGGAAGCTGCTTTACGAGTAAAAGCCAACTACCCTGACAAATGGACACCAGAGCGGGATAGTCAGGTCAAAGCCTGGCTTGCGCCCGCCGGCCTGACCTGGACAGACTCCACCACTGCCGATCCTGTAGAGGAAGAGCCTTCCGGCAGCCCCAACAGGATCACAGAGGCTGCCTTTAAAGACTATGGCGACTGGTTAAACCGTCACCAGGACTTTCAAATAAACGAACTGAACCAGGCAGAAGCAACAGCACTGCTCACTCTGTTTAAAGACTGGAATCTTGATAACAACAAGTCGTGGAGAAAAACACCGGCCAAAAAAGAGTGGTGGCAAGAGGTAAGAAAGAGGATACAACAGCTGAAGAAAACCGGCTGA
- a CDS encoding tetratricopeptide repeat protein: MENTARKIDTHEQAKVVGHIQLDTIKTTQVPLPAQTDTSPTAGSFLTQWTSTADDADTLRREHQRVVTEISLLQAENRWQAIVDLFHPVDDKVPELVAAGMETEIRSKVAFALTRLQRNDEAIQTLQQAIKQEPNSALLHYNLGYAALNELFTAKTERRIIPGKRKKELIELAHTNFATARALRPQSVTFCYRQAILCKEIEGKPKTAIPLFEQAITNWEQYSTDEQQRLHQQRPKYVKSLYHLASCLLEEGKADRSLQLLNQVEREDQGRNFLHPLFRHFAFGKVLYALNRHKEALDHLETAGQMADRHQPTDFVWELAARCALRLQQVDKAAACINRVPVQRRRPYVRWTEADVLATLGKTAEAMQVLQQCSERDRRSRHVALIRLSRLHLNMHQYQQGLDAAEQAVRFCEETYGNPSKEAQFWQAAGLHLLGKNTAALQILCMLEEGRFQYPHFRRLTDLVRAAISTAPRA, translated from the coding sequence ATGGAAAATACAGCCAGAAAAATCGATACCCATGAACAGGCCAAAGTTGTCGGCCACATTCAACTCGACACCATCAAAACGACACAGGTGCCCCTTCCGGCTCAGACCGATACGTCGCCGACCGCCGGATCGTTTCTGACCCAGTGGACCAGCACTGCTGATGATGCCGATACCCTGCGCCGCGAACACCAGCGGGTGGTAACGGAAATTTCACTGTTACAGGCCGAAAATCGGTGGCAGGCCATTGTTGACCTCTTTCATCCGGTGGATGATAAGGTGCCGGAGCTTGTTGCTGCCGGGATGGAGACGGAAATCCGCAGCAAGGTGGCCTTTGCCCTTACGCGTCTGCAGCGCAATGACGAGGCCATACAGACATTGCAGCAGGCAATCAAACAGGAGCCGAACAGTGCGCTGCTCCACTACAACCTGGGCTATGCCGCCCTGAACGAACTGTTCACCGCCAAAACCGAGCGCCGCATTATTCCGGGCAAACGTAAAAAAGAGCTGATCGAACTGGCGCACACCAACTTTGCCACCGCACGTGCCCTGCGCCCGCAGTCGGTCACCTTCTGTTACCGGCAGGCCATCTTGTGTAAAGAGATCGAAGGCAAACCAAAGACAGCCATCCCTCTTTTTGAACAGGCCATAACCAACTGGGAACAGTACAGCACTGATGAACAGCAGCGCCTGCATCAGCAACGGCCCAAATATGTAAAAAGCCTCTACCATCTGGCCTCCTGCCTGCTTGAAGAAGGCAAGGCCGATCGCAGCCTGCAGTTGCTGAACCAGGTGGAGCGCGAAGATCAGGGACGAAACTTTTTGCATCCCCTGTTTCGTCACTTTGCCTTTGGCAAGGTGCTGTACGCCCTGAACCGGCATAAAGAGGCTCTGGATCACCTGGAAACCGCCGGTCAGATGGCGGATCGCCATCAGCCGACCGATTTTGTGTGGGAGCTGGCGGCCCGGTGTGCGCTGCGTTTGCAGCAGGTTGACAAGGCTGCTGCCTGCATCAACAGGGTACCGGTACAGCGAAGACGGCCCTATGTGCGCTGGACCGAGGCCGACGTGCTTGCCACCCTTGGCAAGACAGCTGAAGCAATGCAGGTGCTGCAGCAGTGCAGCGAACGGGACAGACGCTCGCGGCATGTTGCGCTTATCCGGCTGAGTCGGCTGCACCTGAATATGCACCAGTACCAGCAGGGGCTGGATGCTGCTGAGCAGGCTGTGCGGTTTTGCGAAGAGACCTACGGTAACCCGTCGAAAGAGGCCCAATTCTGGCAGGCGGCCGGTCTGCATCTGCTGGGGAAGAACACAGCGGCACTGCAGATTCTGTGTATGCTGGAAGAGGGACGGTTTCAGTACCCGCATTTTCGGCGGCTCACCGACCTGGTTCGGGCCGCGATATCCACCGCTCCCAGGGCGTAA
- a CDS encoding CRISPR-associated primase-polymerase type A1, with the protein MNQQLVVQEIHSTAAANHRLLLDRIGKAGFDEAGREFVVRAFAGGVFWAACSAQECMELAIVAQQHGLFAEALTVFQWLNQQQPQFARGWQAHIELLDTLGRSSEAAQAKAQAQRFVPVDTVASWQSGGTTVPAQTEADRFLDPFIALRRQEEDLQTYMTLFRGREEAFARQWADRNEEKQGYVPVQRQLLPEDVWDHIQGRKTYGIYLLTRPSRVWIGVIDVDLVPQLRDRQTVLARKADIRRESVYLYTRLLEKATHAGLTCIPEISGGKGYHFWFPLAGSIPAADMRRALNALIGNLAADLRCFALEIFPKQDHLTGRGYGNLVKLPLGIHRGTGRKSSFVGPGGQTVAEQLSWLRTQQPAAPEHMLQLAREQQNAKVMVHPRQAAWAAEYPELAELELHCPLLGQLMAMARAGKALSIREEKVLFATIGHLERGRLLLHSLFAKMPEYNRPLLDYKISKIRGTPLGCKRIHKILDQPDAHDLPCRFDQGGYPHPLLHLKRYAQPSAKQEKVINLQDALLSLKTAIVQIERFL; encoded by the coding sequence ATGAATCAGCAGTTGGTTGTTCAGGAGATACACAGTACAGCTGCCGCAAACCACCGGCTGCTGCTTGACCGCATCGGCAAGGCCGGCTTTGATGAGGCAGGGAGGGAATTTGTTGTCCGGGCCTTTGCCGGTGGGGTGTTCTGGGCGGCATGTTCTGCACAGGAGTGCATGGAGCTTGCGATTGTGGCGCAGCAGCATGGCCTGTTTGCCGAGGCCCTGACTGTGTTTCAGTGGCTTAATCAGCAGCAGCCGCAGTTTGCCCGGGGTTGGCAGGCGCATATCGAACTTCTTGACACCCTGGGCAGATCCTCCGAGGCAGCACAGGCAAAGGCGCAGGCACAGCGCTTTGTACCGGTAGACACCGTGGCCTCATGGCAATCCGGTGGCACGACGGTTCCGGCACAGACAGAGGCTGACCGCTTTTTAGACCCCTTTATCGCGTTGCGACGCCAGGAAGAGGATCTGCAAACCTATATGACCCTGTTCCGCGGCCGGGAAGAGGCCTTTGCCCGTCAGTGGGCCGACCGCAATGAAGAAAAGCAGGGGTATGTGCCGGTACAACGGCAGTTACTGCCGGAAGATGTGTGGGACCATATTCAGGGCCGCAAAACTTACGGCATCTATCTGCTGACCAGACCCAGCCGGGTGTGGATCGGGGTGATTGATGTTGACCTGGTGCCACAGCTGCGCGACCGGCAGACGGTACTTGCCCGCAAGGCCGATATCCGGCGGGAATCGGTGTACCTGTACACCCGGCTGCTTGAAAAGGCAACCCATGCCGGGCTGACCTGCATTCCGGAAATAAGCGGCGGCAAGGGGTATCATTTCTGGTTTCCCCTGGCCGGGTCCATACCGGCTGCTGATATGCGCAGAGCTCTGAACGCCCTGATCGGGAACCTGGCAGCAGACCTGCGTTGTTTTGCCCTGGAGATCTTCCCCAAACAGGATCATCTCACCGGCAGGGGATACGGCAACCTGGTGAAACTGCCACTGGGCATCCACCGCGGTACCGGCAGAAAATCCTCTTTTGTCGGTCCCGGTGGACAGACGGTTGCAGAGCAGTTAAGCTGGCTGCGCACTCAACAGCCGGCAGCGCCTGAGCACATGCTGCAGCTGGCCAGAGAACAGCAGAATGCCAAGGTGATGGTTCATCCGCGACAGGCCGCCTGGGCTGCCGAGTATCCGGAGCTGGCCGAACTGGAGCTGCACTGTCCGCTGCTTGGGCAGCTGATGGCCATGGCCCGTGCCGGCAAGGCGCTTTCCATCCGGGAAGAGAAGGTGCTTTTTGCAACCATCGGGCATCTGGAACGGGGACGGCTGCTGCTGCACAGTCTGTTTGCAAAGATGCCGGAGTACAACCGGCCGCTGCTTGACTACAAGATCTCCAAGATCCGGGGAACACCACTGGGATGCAAACGTATTCACAAGATACTGGATCAGCCCGATGCGCATGATCTTCCCTGTCGGTTTGATCAGGGTGGATATCCACACCCTCTTCTGCATCTCAAAAGGTATGCACAACCATCGGCAAAACAGGAAAAGGTGATCAACCTGCAGGATGCGCTGCTCTCATTGAAAACCGCCATCGTCCAGATCGAACGTTTTTTATAG
- the cas1 gene encoding CRISPR-associated endonuclease Cas1 yields the protein MQHLYVIEPGSHLRKEGETLVICKGKQRLDTIPATGLKQLALAGRASISGAVLDFLIRHSIDTVFMTMDGRFRARLLLDDSSHTALRQQQYLRLHESAYKQQLAAVIVREKLANQSRLLLRRASQYDQPMLRTVGAQIKALRHKSTDAADLDALRGIEGYGSRLYFSVFGLLIRNKDFSFNGRNRRPPRDPINALLSFVYTLFTNEVLNAIKSVGLDPYCGALHEIAAGRPSLACDLVEEWRPFAERLVLALVNRKVIRPEDFVHRSEQEQTDDLLPVSMKPNAARALIAAYHRQLDEQLLYPPTGQQTTVRWIIHSQCRRFADMLQTDGMYVPFQISR from the coding sequence ATGCAACATCTGTACGTTATAGAACCCGGCAGTCATCTGCGCAAAGAGGGGGAGACCCTGGTGATCTGCAAAGGAAAACAACGCCTGGACACCATCCCGGCAACCGGGTTGAAGCAGCTGGCCCTGGCCGGTCGCGCTTCGATCAGCGGTGCAGTGCTCGATTTTCTGATCAGGCACAGTATTGACACTGTCTTTATGACCATGGACGGCCGCTTCAGAGCCAGGCTGCTGCTGGACGACTCCAGCCATACGGCTCTGCGGCAGCAGCAGTATCTGCGGTTGCATGAGTCTGCCTACAAACAACAGCTGGCCGCCGTGATTGTCCGTGAAAAACTGGCCAATCAGTCCCGGTTACTGTTGCGTCGTGCCTCCCAGTACGATCAGCCCATGCTGCGCACCGTGGGCGCACAGATCAAGGCATTGCGTCATAAAAGCACCGATGCCGCTGATCTTGATGCGCTGCGTGGTATTGAAGGGTATGGTTCGCGGCTGTACTTCAGTGTCTTTGGCCTGCTGATACGCAACAAAGACTTTTCGTTTAACGGCCGCAATCGCCGCCCACCCCGGGACCCGATCAATGCCCTGCTCTCCTTTGTGTATACCCTGTTCACCAACGAGGTGCTCAATGCCATTAAGAGTGTCGGACTTGACCCCTACTGTGGGGCTCTTCACGAGATAGCGGCGGGACGGCCGTCGTTGGCCTGTGATCTGGTGGAAGAGTGGCGCCCCTTTGCCGAACGGCTGGTACTGGCGCTGGTGAACCGCAAGGTCATCCGACCTGAAGACTTTGTCCATCGAAGTGAACAGGAACAGACAGACGACCTGCTGCCGGTCTCCATGAAACCCAATGCAGCCCGGGCACTGATTGCAGCCTATCATCGCCAGCTGGACGAACAGCTGCTCTATCCGCCGACCGGTCAGCAAACAACGGTGCGCTGGATTATTCACAGCCAGTGCCGGCGTTTTGCCGACATGCTGCAAACAGACGGGATGTATGTTCCCTTTCAGATCTCCAGGTAA
- the cas2 gene encoding CRISPR-associated endonuclease Cas2 yields the protein MVYVVCFDISDDRVRYRAVKLLKGLGRRVQKSVFECTDLSEHQLLVLQNRMEALIDHGSDSVRYYRLCKACVQEVEWTGQGEMPRQDRFMVV from the coding sequence ATGGTGTATGTGGTGTGCTTTGATATCAGTGACGACCGTGTCCGTTATCGGGCGGTTAAACTGCTGAAGGGACTGGGTCGGCGGGTGCAGAAGTCGGTCTTTGAATGTACTGATCTCAGCGAACATCAGCTCCTGGTGCTGCAGAACAGGATGGAGGCACTTATTGACCATGGTTCAGATTCGGTGCGCTACTACCGGTTGTGCAAGGCCTGTGTGCAGGAGGTGGAATGGACTGGACAGGGAGAGATGCCCCGACAGGATCGCTTTATGGTGGTATGA
- a CDS encoding PilZ domain-containing protein, whose amino-acid sequence MKKKSWDDIPSLEGISVDWDYTSEAARDKRVALRISSSALGRLFGAKEVPARIAAKGQTYTIPICNLSEGGMAVSLPVALPDDLVVTVGFFLGQRKVITKARVCHVRPHDIGNLTGLAFLHLGKETVSFIRGLYPSLVLNSMV is encoded by the coding sequence ATGAAAAAGAAAAGCTGGGATGATATTCCTTCCCTTGAAGGGATCAGTGTGGATTGGGACTATACCTCAGAGGCGGCCAGGGACAAGCGCGTTGCTCTGCGGATATCCTCTTCTGCTCTGGGCCGGTTGTTTGGTGCCAAAGAGGTACCGGCACGGATAGCTGCCAAAGGGCAGACCTACACCATACCGATCTGTAACCTGAGCGAGGGAGGCATGGCAGTGAGTCTGCCGGTCGCTCTGCCCGACGACCTGGTTGTGACGGTTGGTTTTTTTCTCGGTCAACGTAAGGTGATCACTAAGGCGCGGGTCTGTCATGTCCGTCCACACGACATCGGCAACCTCACCGGTCTTGCCTTTCTTCATCTGGGCAAGGAGACCGTATCGTTTATTCGCGGCCTCTACCCATCGCTGGTGCTGAACAGCATGGTGTAG